The following are encoded together in the Drosophila takahashii strain IR98-3 E-12201 chromosome X, DtakHiC1v2, whole genome shotgun sequence genome:
- the sing gene encoding protein singles bar, producing the protein MASFGVRGMAQPLGIRICCCRVCTCINFGFVLSRIGLLKLMELGLAMLCEGLLIKYGIPYGDSIGQALTSFLATTGHCSTTTGILLLCYAFSDKSYSLIRQSMFETLFNALASCMYFSSASYMGFACVVWLHPQFLVRPGFWAYPAMTACYYMGYAAGILHALDAYLAFRHFRGSR; encoded by the exons ATGGCCTCGTTCGGAGTTCGGGGAATGGCCCAGCCGCTGGGCATCCgcatctgctgctgccgcGTCTGCACCTGCATCAACTTCGGATTCGTTCTGTCCCGGATCGGGCTCCTCAAGCTGATGGAACTGGGCCTGGCCATGCTGTGCGAGGGCCTGCTGATCAAGTATGGCATTCCGTATGGCGACTCCATTGGCCAGGCGCTGACCAGCTTCCTGGCCACCACGGGCCACTGCTCCACCACCACCGGCATCCTGCTGCTGTGCTACGCGTTCTCCGACAAATCCTACAGCCTCATCCGCCAGTCGATGTTT GAGACCTTGTTCAACGCCTTAGCCAGTTGCATGTACTTCAGTTCAGCCAGTTACATGGGTTTCGCCTGTGTGGTCTGGCTGCATCCGCAGTTTCTCGTGCGTCCCGGATTCTGGGCTTATCCCGCCATGACGGCCTGCTAT TACATGGGCTATGCGGCGGGCATTTTGCATGCCCTGGATGCCTACCTGGCATTCCGGCACTTTCGCGGCTCACGCTAG
- the LOC108070353 gene encoding uncharacterized protein: MCMPYLNKLFGGNGGDRRERRTRDGGITPLPSLANVNQVSLDTVHTVKSGKSSKSGKSASRRSTTNTTGQPADTSESSMESQTEQPMAAASRGAVRNASASVAPAPSPSPAASGSRTRRSWWGYFGMNKNKKPSIESL; encoded by the coding sequence ATGTGCATGCCGTATCTGAACAAACTCTTCGGCGGCAACGGCGGCGATCGTCGGGAGCGTCGCACCCGGGATGGCGGTATTACCCCGCTGCCCAGTCTGGCCAATGTGAACCAGGTCTCGTTGGACACCGTCCATACCGTCAAGTCCGGCAAGTCGTCGAAATCCGGCAAGTCCGCCAGTCGGAGGAGCACCACCAATACCACTGGACAACCCGCCGATACCAGTGAGAGCAGCATGGAGTCCCAGACGGAGCAGCCGATGGCGGCCGCCTCACGAGGAGCTGTTCGCAATGCCTCCGCCTCGGTGGCACCTGCACCATCACCTTCACCTGCTGCCAGCGGATCGAGAACACGCAGATCCTGGTGGGGATACTTTGGCATGAACAAGAACAAGAAGCCCAGCATTGAGTCGCTCTAG